In the Moraxella osloensis genome, AGGGCTGGCACCTGCCGTTATAAAACTTTCTCAAGACCCGCAAGCGATTAAAATTGGTCAGCGTTTGTTTTTACAAAACTGTTCAGTGTGTCATGGCTCACAAGCGCGTGGTGCACCCGGTTATCCAAACTTGACGGACAATGACTGGATTTATGGCGGTAGCCCCGATAAAATCTTGTTAACCCTACATCATGGTCGCGTCGGTGGTATGCCAGCTTGGAAAGCGCAGATTGGTGAAGATGGTGTTCGCGCCGCAGCTGAATATGTACTATCACTATCGCCCGGTCATGGTTCAAAAGAAAATGGTCAGTTGAACCAAACTTTGGTTAATCAAGGTAAGGCTATTTATGATGCCAACTGTGCGGTATGTCATGGTAAAGATGGTAAAGGCAACCCTGATGTCGGTGCGGTGAATCTTACGGATGACATTTGGTTATATGGTGGCGACCGTGAAACGGTTCGTACGTCGATACGTAATGGTCGTGCCGGTGTGATGCCATCTTGGGATACCAAACTGGGTAACGAGCGTATTATGTTATTGGCAGCGTATGTCTATTCATTAAGCGATCACAAACAAGACGCTTCTGTGATGACGCCTCAAACTATCGTTAATAAAGAACGTGGTGCAGCCTCTACCCCAGTTGAAACTGCCAATGCGGTAAAATCTGCGGTTGCTAGTGCGGTAAAATAATTTTACTCTCCACTTAAAAAAGCGAGTTTAATCACTCGCTTTTTTATTGGGGATTGACTTGCCCCTCTTTACTTGCCTAGTTTTTCAAAGGCAGTTTCATCAAAACCAATGATTAACTCATTGTCTGAGACGACAATCGGGCGCTTAATCATACTTGGCTTAGCTACCATCATATCTAACGCAGCATCCACATTTTGCTTGATTTGGGCTTTTTGCGCATCGCTAAGTTTGCGGTAGGTTGTGCCTTTGGTGTTTAATACCTTATCTATACCTGCTCGCTTTACCCAATCGGCTAATGTCGTTTTGTCTATCGCCTGTTTTTTATAGTCAAAAAATTCATACTCCAAACCAAGCATGGTTAATTTATCAAACGCCTTTTTCATGGTGCTACAATTTTTGATACCGCAGATGGTGATGCTCATATTGGCTCCTTTTTTTATCGCAATTTTTACGGTTTTACGCTATGCTATGGGGCTTAATATACCTTCCCATTCAAATACTACAAATTCAGACCATTATGAGTAATTCAGCTTTTACCCGTCAATACCAACCCCAAGTTATCGAGCCCGCCCAACAACAAAAATGGGAACAGCAAAATCGCTATCAAGTAAACAATGCGGCATCTGATAAGCCGTCACGTTATTTGCTGTCTATGTTTCCCTACCCCAGTGGCAAGCTGCATATGGGGCACGTGCGCAACTACACGATTAGTGATGTGTTGAGCCGTTACTATCGGTTAAAGGGTTATGAAGTATTGCAGCCAATGGGCTGGGATGCGTTTGGTATGCCTGCAGAAAATGCGGCGATTGCCAACGCTGTCGCCCCTGCTGTGTGGACATTTTCAAACATTGATAATATGCGCGCACAGCTCAAATCATTAGGACTATCGATTGACTGGTCAC is a window encoding:
- the ccoP gene encoding cytochrome-c oxidase, cbb3-type subunit III, whose product is MSGFWSFWITLFSIGCWAWILYWLVGVLGYRPKMSDDGTTGHEYDGIQEFDRPLPKWWLAIFWGSLAWALLYMLLFPSILPGSWKGITTVKVNGQDVPWTSANELASELERNNAVFTGTFNDKILKDKAVTAQIDSLAKLQAQQAKNAQPNAELKSQIDKGIAGLAPAVIKLSQDPQAIKIGQRLFLQNCSVCHGSQARGAPGYPNLTDNDWIYGGSPDKILLTLHHGRVGGMPAWKAQIGEDGVRAAAEYVLSLSPGHGSKENGQLNQTLVNQGKAIYDANCAVCHGKDGKGNPDVGAVNLTDDIWLYGGDRETVRTSIRNGRAGVMPSWDTKLGNERIMLLAAYVYSLSDHKQDASVMTPQTIVNKERGAASTPVETANAVKSAVASAVK
- a CDS encoding Spx/MgsR family RNA polymerase-binding regulatory protein; its protein translation is MSITICGIKNCSTMKKAFDKLTMLGLEYEFFDYKKQAIDKTTLADWVKRAGIDKVLNTKGTTYRKLSDAQKAQIKQNVDAALDMMVAKPSMIKRPIVVSDNELIIGFDETAFEKLGK